From Toxorhynchites rutilus septentrionalis strain SRP chromosome 2, ASM2978413v1, whole genome shotgun sequence, a single genomic window includes:
- the LOC129769067 gene encoding uncharacterized protein LOC129769067 isoform X1, whose translation MKMRVGEDELPSLEYIEDPYVPKLDNCITPSLDDINEFSLDDLGDEQNWPEETELYLRSLTLDQILGLPSDDDLEPDLEMQTVETEFGPPLNQECSGNGSTETCDTADSKIGMRLMKSILAKKLLSSRSHKFNFFNKRRIRDVRVTFIDFSKPYLARISSRDNYKSYLNIGSAIDNSGKLSDESPVGSSSSAEIAQEFSGLTVEEQEAQRAEWSQELARVEEEIVTLRTVLQSKNRHASELKRKLGITVWKEITDDVSQGLKNVKESNVYHTVETKVGEITTAVTSAPIYQKTETAFKSTAGKTTSVLGGITNKMTQKISEMKQSDSFRSFEEKVGSAYENVKSKVSSRSSSVQSLSDLTNDERRSSVTTPTAIPEEKPIP comes from the exons ATGAAAATGAGAGTCGGAGAGGATGAGCTGCCAAGTCTAGAATATATCGAGGATCCTTACGTACCTAAACTAGACAACTGCATCACACCATCTCTTGATGATATAAACGAATTTAGTTTGGACGACCTTGGCGATGAACAAAATTGGCCTGAGGAAACCGAACTCTACCTGCGGTCTCTAACCCTAGATCAAATTCTAGGGCTACCCTCCGACGATGATCTCGAACCAGATTTGGAGATGCaaacggtggaaacggaatttGGGCCGCCCCTCAACCAGGAATGCTCCGGCAACGGATCGACAGAAACCTGCGACACGGCGGACAGCAAAATCGGAATGAGACTGATGAAAAGTATATTAGCTAAGAAATTGCTCAGTAGTCGGAGCCATAAGTTTAACTTTTTCAACAAAAGGAGAATCCGGGACGTACGGGTGACATTCATAGACTTCTCCAAGCCCTATCTGGCGAGAATTTCAAGCAGGGATAActacaaaagttatcttaacatTGGAAGTGCCATAG ACAATTCTGGTAAATTGTCAGACGAATCTCCCGTAGGGTCGTCGAGTTCGGCGGAGATTGCGCAGGAATTCTCCGGGCTAACCGTCGAGGAGCAGGAAGCGCAGCGGGCAGAATGGAGTCAG GAATTGGCCCGAGTGGAGGAAGAGATTGTTACTCTGCGTACGGTATTACAGTCCAAAAATCGACATGCAAGTGAACTGAAGCGCAAGTTGGGCATCACTGTGTGGAAAGAGATCACCGATGACGTCAGTCAAGGTCTCAAAAACGTTAAGGAGAGCAACGT TTATCACACAGTCGAAACGAAAGTGGGTGAAATCACGACCGCTGTCACAAGCGCTCCAAT CTATCAAAAAACCGAAACAGCATTCAAATCAACGGCAGGCAAAACAACATCCGTCCTCGGTGGGATCACCAACAAAATGACGCAGAAAATCTCCGAAATGAAACAATCGGACTCGTTCCGATCCTTTGAGGAGAAGGTCGGTTCTGCGTATGAAAACGTTAAG TCTAAGGTATCCTCTCGATCCAGCTCGGTGCAAAGCTTGTCGGATTTGACAAACGACGAGCGTCGAAGCTCGGTCACGACACCAACCGCGATCCCAGAGGAGAAACCCATTCCTTAA
- the LOC129769067 gene encoding tumor protein D54 isoform X3, protein MEETPSYNSGKLSDESPVGSSSSAEIAQEFSGLTVEEQEAQRAEWSQELARVEEEIVTLRTVLQSKNRHASELKRKLGITVWKEITDDVSQGLKNVKESNVYHTVETKVGEITTAVTSAPIYQKTETAFKSTAGKTTSVLGGITNKMTQKISEMKQSDSFRSFEEKVGSAYENVKSKVSSRSSSVQSLSDLTNDERRSSVTTPTAIPEEKPIP, encoded by the exons ACAATTCTGGTAAATTGTCAGACGAATCTCCCGTAGGGTCGTCGAGTTCGGCGGAGATTGCGCAGGAATTCTCCGGGCTAACCGTCGAGGAGCAGGAAGCGCAGCGGGCAGAATGGAGTCAG GAATTGGCCCGAGTGGAGGAAGAGATTGTTACTCTGCGTACGGTATTACAGTCCAAAAATCGACATGCAAGTGAACTGAAGCGCAAGTTGGGCATCACTGTGTGGAAAGAGATCACCGATGACGTCAGTCAAGGTCTCAAAAACGTTAAGGAGAGCAACGT TTATCACACAGTCGAAACGAAAGTGGGTGAAATCACGACCGCTGTCACAAGCGCTCCAAT CTATCAAAAAACCGAAACAGCATTCAAATCAACGGCAGGCAAAACAACATCCGTCCTCGGTGGGATCACCAACAAAATGACGCAGAAAATCTCCGAAATGAAACAATCGGACTCGTTCCGATCCTTTGAGGAGAAGGTCGGTTCTGCGTATGAAAACGTTAAG TCTAAGGTATCCTCTCGATCCAGCTCGGTGCAAAGCTTGTCGGATTTGACAAACGACGAGCGTCGAAGCTCGGTCACGACACCAACCGCGATCCCAGAGGAGAAACCCATTCCTTAA
- the LOC129769067 gene encoding uncharacterized protein LOC129769067 isoform X2, which produces MKMRVGEDELPSLEYIEDPYVPKLDNCITPSLDDINEFSLDDLGDEQNWPEETELYLRSLTLDQILGLPSDDDLEPDLEMQTVETEFGPPLNQECSGNGSTETCDTADSKIGMRLMKSILAKKLLSSRSHKFNFFNKRRIRDVRVTFIDFSKPYLARISSRDNYKSYLNIGSAIDNSGKLSDESPVGSSSSAEIAQEFSGLTVEEQEAQRAEWSQELARVEEEIVTLRTVLQSKNRHASELKRKLGITVWKEITDDVSQGLKNVKESNVYQKTETAFKSTAGKTTSVLGGITNKMTQKISEMKQSDSFRSFEEKVGSAYENVKSKVSSRSSSVQSLSDLTNDERRSSVTTPTAIPEEKPIP; this is translated from the exons ATGAAAATGAGAGTCGGAGAGGATGAGCTGCCAAGTCTAGAATATATCGAGGATCCTTACGTACCTAAACTAGACAACTGCATCACACCATCTCTTGATGATATAAACGAATTTAGTTTGGACGACCTTGGCGATGAACAAAATTGGCCTGAGGAAACCGAACTCTACCTGCGGTCTCTAACCCTAGATCAAATTCTAGGGCTACCCTCCGACGATGATCTCGAACCAGATTTGGAGATGCaaacggtggaaacggaatttGGGCCGCCCCTCAACCAGGAATGCTCCGGCAACGGATCGACAGAAACCTGCGACACGGCGGACAGCAAAATCGGAATGAGACTGATGAAAAGTATATTAGCTAAGAAATTGCTCAGTAGTCGGAGCCATAAGTTTAACTTTTTCAACAAAAGGAGAATCCGGGACGTACGGGTGACATTCATAGACTTCTCCAAGCCCTATCTGGCGAGAATTTCAAGCAGGGATAActacaaaagttatcttaacatTGGAAGTGCCATAG ACAATTCTGGTAAATTGTCAGACGAATCTCCCGTAGGGTCGTCGAGTTCGGCGGAGATTGCGCAGGAATTCTCCGGGCTAACCGTCGAGGAGCAGGAAGCGCAGCGGGCAGAATGGAGTCAG GAATTGGCCCGAGTGGAGGAAGAGATTGTTACTCTGCGTACGGTATTACAGTCCAAAAATCGACATGCAAGTGAACTGAAGCGCAAGTTGGGCATCACTGTGTGGAAAGAGATCACCGATGACGTCAGTCAAGGTCTCAAAAACGTTAAGGAGAGCAACGT CTATCAAAAAACCGAAACAGCATTCAAATCAACGGCAGGCAAAACAACATCCGTCCTCGGTGGGATCACCAACAAAATGACGCAGAAAATCTCCGAAATGAAACAATCGGACTCGTTCCGATCCTTTGAGGAGAAGGTCGGTTCTGCGTATGAAAACGTTAAG TCTAAGGTATCCTCTCGATCCAGCTCGGTGCAAAGCTTGTCGGATTTGACAAACGACGAGCGTCGAAGCTCGGTCACGACACCAACCGCGATCCCAGAGGAGAAACCCATTCCTTAA